The proteins below come from a single Cololabis saira isolate AMF1-May2022 chromosome 2, fColSai1.1, whole genome shotgun sequence genomic window:
- the LOC133419936 gene encoding relaxin-3 receptor 1-like translates to MDEMDGFNLSGAENLSSRGERNFTFEDIDVSADGSPILRISISVVYSIVCAVGLVGNLLVFFLMRLRQGRKRSAINFFIINLAVTDFQFVLTLPFWAVDTALDFSWPFGDAMCKIVLSVTVMNMYASVFFLTAMSVTRYLSVASALKKKAHRRSRCVKWVCAVLWVAATLATAPTAIFSAVTVIAGEKLCLLKFPEGHDWLALYHIQKILVAFVIPMLIVSVNYLMLLRFVRRKSMDSSNPKRRSRVTKSVAIVVLSFFCCWMPNQAITFWGVLVKFNAANWDTSYYTVHTYVFPVTVCLAHTNSCLNPVLYCLMRPEIRKMLSSLFWRVSTPPANKGCTTRSITHGEIQGVVPIQIMDNAQYTLSIIDRKGLSASKTTPYR, encoded by the coding sequence ATGGATGAGATGGATGGATTCAACCTGAGCGGAGCGGAGAACCTAAGTTCTCGTGGTGAGAGAAACTTCACCTTCGAGGACATCGACGTGAGCGCGGACGGCTCCCCCATCCTCAGGATATCCATATCCGTGGTGTACTCTATAGTTTGCGCGGTGGGTTTGGTGGGCAACTTGCTCGTTTTTTTCCTTATGAGGCTGCGACAAGGTCGAAAGAGATCCGCCATTAATTTTTTCATCATCAACTTGGCGGTGACAGACTTCCAGTTCGTCCTGACGCTTCCCTTCTGGGCCGTGGACACCGCGCTGGACTTCAGCTGGCCCTTTGGAGACGCCATGTGCAAAATCGTCCTGTCTGTCACGGTGATGAACATGTACGCCAGCGTGTTCTTCCTCACGGCCATGAGCGTGACCCGCTACCTGTCCGTCGCCTCAGCCCTGAAGAAGAAAGCGCACAGGAGGTCGCGGTGCGTAAAGTGGGTGTGCGCGGTCCTGTGGGTCGCGGCCACACTGGCCACGGCTCCCACGGCGATCTTTTCCGCTGTGACAGTCATTGCTGGTGAAAAACTCTGCCTCCTCAAGTTTCCAGAAGGACACGATTGGCTGGCACTTTACCACATCCAGAAAATACTGGTCGCGTTTGTTATCCCGATGCTCATAGTGTCGGTGAACTATCTGATGCTGCTGCGCTTCGTCAGACGGAAGAGCATGGACAGCAGCAACCCCAAACGGAGATCCAGAGTCACCAAATCTGTCGCTattgttgttttgtcttttttctgctGCTGGATGCCAAATCAGGCCATTACCTTCTGGGGCGTTTTGGTCAAATTTAACGCAGCCAACTGGGACACATCATATTACACGGTGCACACCTACGTGTTCCCTGTCACCGTGTGTTTGGCGCACACGAACAGCTGCCTGAACCCGGTTCTGTACTGTCTGATGAGGCCGGAGATCAGGAAAATGTTGAGCAGTTTGTTTTGGAGAGTCTCCACGCCACCCGCCAACAAAGGCTGCACGACGCGCTCCATTACGCACGGCGAAATCCAGGGAGTCGTGCCTATCCAGATCATGGACAACGCTCAGTACACGCTTTCCATCATAGACCGGAAAGGTTTATCCGCCTCTAAAACGACCCCGTATCGCTGA